From a single Phragmites australis chromosome 7, lpPhrAust1.1, whole genome shotgun sequence genomic region:
- the LOC133924646 gene encoding remorin-like isoform X2 → MVEEEAKKVEGEVTPDPELEAEAAKEDVAEEKAVIPVTEPPAAEEKPPADDSKALAIVEKVADEPAAEKSAPEKQGGSNDRDIALARVETEKRNSLIKAWEENEKTKAENKAAKKLSAILSWENTKKANIEAQLKKIEEQLEKKKAEYAEKMKNKAAIIHKEAEEKRAMVEAKRGEEVLKAEEMSAKYRATGLAPKKLIGCFGV, encoded by the exons ATggtcgaggaggaggccaagaaggTGGAGGGGGAGGTGACCCCGGATCCCGAG ctggaggcggaggcggcaaAGGAGGACGTTGCCGAGGAGAAGGCCGTCATCCCCGTGACCGAGCCACCGGCCGCGGAGGAGAAGCCGCCGGCCGACGACTCCAAGGCTCTCGCCATCGTCGAGA AGGTTGCAGATGAACCTGCTGCTGAGAAGTCTGCACCTGAGAAGCAAGGGGGCTCCAATGATAGAG ATATCGCTCTTGCAAGGGTGGAAACGGAGAAGAGGAACTCCTTGATAAAAGCATGGGAGGAGAATGAGAAGACAAAAGCTGAGAACAA GGCTGCTAAGAAATTATCTGCTATTCTTTCATGGGAGAACACAAAGAAAGCGAACATAGAAGCTCAACTGAAGAAGATCGAG GAGCaactagaaaagaaaaaggctgAATACGCTGAGAAAATGAAGAACAAGGCTGCAATCATCCACAAGGAAGCCGAAGAGAAGCGAGCAATGGTCGAGGCAAAGCGTGGTGAGGAAGTCCTGAAGGCCGAGGAGATGTCTGCCAAGTACCGCGCCACCGGCCTTGCTCCCAAGAAACTCATCGGGTGCTTTGGGGTATAA
- the LOC133924645 gene encoding transcription factor LAF1-like: MGCKACQKPKVQYRKGLWSPEEDEKLRDYILRYGHGCWSALPAKAGLQRNGKSCRLRWINYLRPGLKHGMLSREEEETVMNLHATLGNKWSQIARHLPGRTDNEVKNYWNSYLKKRVEGAKARCAAVAPPADSDVRGSPSASDNGQRLNQPASSDSSEPVESSSADDSSCLTVTEPAPVLPKVMFADWFDMYYGTSLAAPGLDAGVFDVSGRSPAQGLSHQGSVQVDGPGGAVDSLHGLGDGGICLEFDATADQMDVQGRGFCDLLSVNEFLGINWA; encoded by the exons ATGGGGTGCAAGGCGTGCCAGAAGCCCAAGGTGCAGTACCGGAAGGGCCTGTGGTcgccggaggaggacgagaagctccgCGACTACATCCTCCGCTACGGCCACGGCTGCTGGAGCGCCCTCCCCGCCAAGGCCG GGCTGCAGCGCAACGGCAAGAGCTGCAGGCTGAGATGGATCAACTACCTGAGGCCGGGGCTGAAGCACGGCATGCTCTCCCGGGAAGAAGAGGAAACCGTCATGAACCTGCACGCTACACTGGGCAACAA GTGGTCTCAGATCGCGCGGCACCTGCCGGGCCGCACTGACAATGAGGTGAAGAACTACTGGAACTCGTACCTCAAGAAGCGAGTCGAGGGCGCGAAGGCCAGGTGCGCGGCAGTCGCGCCACCCGCGGATTCCGACGTCCGCGGGAGCCCGAGCGCCAGCGACAACGGCCAACGTCTCAACCAGCCGGCGAGCTCCGACTCGTCCGAGCCGGTCGAGTCGTCGTCGGCCGACGACTCCAGCTGCCTCACCGTCACCGAGCCTGCGCCCGTGCTCCCCAAGGTCATGTTCGCGGACTGGTTCGACATGTACTACGGCACCAGCCTGGCGGCGCCGGGCCTGGACGCCGGTGTCTTCGACGTGAGCGGGCGCAGTCCGGCCCAGGGCCTGAGCCACCAGGGGTCCGTGCAGGTCGACGGGCCGGGCGGCGCAGTTGATTCCCTGCAcgggctcggcgacggcggcatcTGCTTGGAGTTCGACGCGACGGCGGATCAGATGGACGTGCAGGGACGAGGGTTCTGTGACCTGCTCTCCGTGAACGAGTTCCTTGGGATCAATTGGGCGTGA
- the LOC133924646 gene encoding remorin-like isoform X1, translating into MVEEEAKKVEGEVTPDPEAAPAATAPAPAELEAEAAKEDVAEEKAVIPVTEPPAAEEKPPADDSKALAIVEKVADEPAAEKSAPEKQGGSNDRDIALARVETEKRNSLIKAWEENEKTKAENKAAKKLSAILSWENTKKANIEAQLKKIEEQLEKKKAEYAEKMKNKAAIIHKEAEEKRAMVEAKRGEEVLKAEEMSAKYRATGLAPKKLIGCFGV; encoded by the exons ATggtcgaggaggaggccaagaaggTGGAGGGGGAGGTGACCCCGGATCCCGAGGCGGCGCCCGCGGCCACCGCGCCAGCGCCCGCGGagctggaggcggaggcggcaaAGGAGGACGTTGCCGAGGAGAAGGCCGTCATCCCCGTGACCGAGCCACCGGCCGCGGAGGAGAAGCCGCCGGCCGACGACTCCAAGGCTCTCGCCATCGTCGAGA AGGTTGCAGATGAACCTGCTGCTGAGAAGTCTGCACCTGAGAAGCAAGGGGGCTCCAATGATAGAG ATATCGCTCTTGCAAGGGTGGAAACGGAGAAGAGGAACTCCTTGATAAAAGCATGGGAGGAGAATGAGAAGACAAAAGCTGAGAACAA GGCTGCTAAGAAATTATCTGCTATTCTTTCATGGGAGAACACAAAGAAAGCGAACATAGAAGCTCAACTGAAGAAGATCGAG GAGCaactagaaaagaaaaaggctgAATACGCTGAGAAAATGAAGAACAAGGCTGCAATCATCCACAAGGAAGCCGAAGAGAAGCGAGCAATGGTCGAGGCAAAGCGTGGTGAGGAAGTCCTGAAGGCCGAGGAGATGTCTGCCAAGTACCGCGCCACCGGCCTTGCTCCCAAGAAACTCATCGGGTGCTTTGGGGTATAA